GTGTATTGCGACGGACACTTGACGGTGTTGCATTGCGCGTGTATAAACCGCACCTATGAAAACAACCATTGAAAAACAAGATGAGGTGCTTCACACGATGCAGTTAAAGGTCGAGTGGGCGAAAATTGCCAACGATTATCAGCAGATGATAAGCGGGTATGCTGATAAGGAATTGCCGGGATTTCGCAAAGGTCATGTACCAGCGAAGATTATAGAGAGCAGATTCGGCAAATAGATTCGGCATGATGCTATGATTGCCAGCATGAAGCGCGTTTTCGACGCCGTCGCCTATGAGCGCGGCATTTTGCCTGCGGTTGTATTGCAGTACGAGCCCGGAGAGTATAAGCGGGGTGAGGATTTTTCATTTTCAGTAACGTACCAGGGGCATTCTGACCAGTTTGAGATACCAGATTATAAAAATCTGCCTTTTGACGAAAAACCGGAAACAGAGGAAGAGGAAGATGAACTGGCAGATAAGATTTCTGAATATCTGACGTCTGCTATGGATATTACCTTTGCCGACGTGCTCGTTGATTATGAAATGCAACAGGCACAGGGTGCGGAGCCGGTGAATGCGGCTGATCCCGAGAAGCCGCGATGCGATGCCATTGACCGATTAAAGCTCATTCTTTTGACCAGAGAGATTGCTAAACGCGAAGATATAACGATGAGTGATGATGACTGGAAAGGTCGCGTCAGTGAAATTGCGGCTCAGTATCGTACCTCGCCTATGATTCTTGAAGCATTATGGCAGCAGCAGGGGGCTTTAGGTCGCCTGAAAACGTTGATGTTTGCCGAGCGGGTGCTGGGCAAACTGGTCAAAAATATTTCGGACAAAACAGAAAGTTGAAAAAATCAGTGGAAGCGAGCTTGATTGTTTTCAACATTTCGCACATGGTATCACACTTTGTAACAAATTATGCCAATTTATAGATGATAGAAAGCGAGAGTGCGTCATGGGAACAGGAAGAAAATATGCGAAAAAGCCAATGACACGTCCAGTTAAGGCTGCTGGTGACAAACTGCGTCGTCAAAAACTTCAGAAAAAGCGTCTGATTGCTTTGGGCATGGCTGAAGCTAAAGTTGAAAAGTTGAATGTTAACGAAATCCGCACGCTCTTGCAGCGTCCGGCCAAAATTGTGGCTGACAAATAGACAACCCCGTCTTACCCGCGTACGACAGCGATGTGATGGAATGTTGTCGTTAATGCCGACAAATTGTAAGCCTGAAAAAATCATTTAAAACCCGCTGGTATTTCAGCGGGTTTTGTTTTTGGTATTTCGGAAGATATCTTCGCGCAACATCCCGTATTCATTGAACGCGACTCGGGAACTGAGTGATATATTCAGAACCGTTGTGAGTATTTGCGCTGATAAAATGCATATCATAATTGCGATTTGATAACGAATGGCCGTCATCGGAACCGACCCGCCCAGCATTTGTCCTGTCATCATGCCGGGAAGCGACACAATTCCTAATGTGGCCATGGTGGCTATCTGGGGAGATACTGCTGCGTGAATCGCCTGTTGTCTATAGGGGCGTGCGGCCTCGCCAGGTGATGCGCCCAGCATCTGGTACGTTAAAAACGCTTTGGGGTTATCCGCAAGGCCCCTGTAAAATCGCTCCAGAGCCAACATGTTTCCGCGCATAGAGTTGCCCAGGATCATTCCGAATACGGGAATCATATAGCGGGCATCATACCAGGGATCCGGATGGATGATTCCGCCTACAAAGAAGAGGGATATGAGCAGTGTGGACAGGGACAAGGCGGCCATTGTAACTGGGAGAAATCGTCTGAGTCGCAGACCGGATCGGGACAGCAGTGAGAAGTCCGCAACAATCAGCATGGCCAGCATCCAGAGTGCGTTAGCCCACCACTTATTCAGATCAAAGAGCATTTTCAAATAAAAACCGACAAGAAGGAGCTGTACGGTCATGCGCAGCAAAGAGAGGAGTAGATCCCGAATCATTGAGATGCCTGTCATTCGCAGAATGATCACTGGAATGGACAGAGACGCATAAAGCAGCAGCAAATCTGCCCAAGACAAATTAATGGTCTCCATCGCAGCTCCCTTCGACAGGCTGCATGGTGCCCGCCTCAATGTGGTATTGGTGCGAACTCCATTGAATCCAGTCGGCATCATGACTAACTGCCAGTACAGTCATATGCGGTTCGGACAGCAGGTCAAGAACCGTGTGTTTGCTTGCGGCATCAAGCGCGGACGTCACTTCATCGGCGAGAAAAATCCGTTTTCCTAATAGCAGGGCTCGGCCCACGGCGATCCGCTGTTTTTCGCCGCCTGAAAGAAATGGACAGGGTTTTGACAGTATTTCGTGTTCCATTTTCAGGTGCTGCAATACGTCGCGAAGGGCCTGTTTCGACGGCGCGTTATGTCGATTTGCTTTATAGGTAAAAGGCAGAAGCAGGGCTTCCTGCACGGTCTCTGCGCCCATTTCCGGTTCCTGCCCGATGAAGGCGATGCGATTACGCACTTCGCGTGCCGAAGAGGCCTTCACTTCCAGTCCGTCCACTGAAATATATCCGTGGTGCGGTATGGCCGCCATAACGGCCATCAACAATGTTGATTTTCCGCAACCGGAGGCGCCCGTCAGCAGTGTTTTATTCCCTCTGCTGATGGTCATATGGGGAATGCTAAGTATGCGCTGATTACCTCGCCACAACGCTACCGAATCCATCGTGATCATTTTTTCTCCAGCTGTGCGGATTGTCTGCTGTCGGCCAATACAGGAAAGAGTTATTTTCGCAGATTTGCCATACATTTCGAGCACAAAAGAAAAAAACATGGTAAAGCACTTGCAGTTTAATGACTGCATCTCTATGTTTACTTTCAATCGGGTCTGTTTTGTATTTATGCAATGCGTTGCAACGCAGCTGATTACGGGATTTGCGCGACGGTAGTGCAAATACGGATCGGGCGATTATTGTGATCATCGTGCACATCGCCCTCGTAAACGATCAAATAAACCAAGGAGTAGACATGAGCTTCCTGAAATCTCTGACCAAAATGTTCAGCGGAGGCCAGACCACGTCATTCAATAGTCCGTACTGCATTGTCGATGCAGCCACATTGGACTCGGAAAAAGGGGAACGACTGAAACTCAACCCCAAGAATCAAATGGACATATTACGCAGATTGTCCCGTTTCGCCAGTAAAGAAAAACTGGAAATGGGTGTTGTTTTCGAAGGGAAACCATTGCGGGATGCACCACCTCGTGAGAAGTATCAGAATATCATGGTATATTACGCAGAAACACCTGCAAATCTGACCGTCGTTTTCAATGACGTTGTTCGTATGGCCAGCAAATCCGTGATGGTGGTAACATCCAATGCGGAGCTTGAAAACGCGGTGCGCGCCGGTCGATCTGTCGGATTTTTACATGGTTCAACAATGCGTAAGGCATTGGACGCCAACGGTTGTGAAGTGGGCGAACCGTCAAGAACTGGAGGGCGGTATCCACGTCGTCGTCCGCAGGGCGGCGGATCCCAGCGCAATTCATCGCGCAGAGATCGTGGTGACAGAGGCGATCGTGGCGATAGAAACGATCGTGGTGACCGCAGTAAGCGGAGCAATCCAGAAAAGATGCAGGAAAACGCTTCGGAAAGCACTGATGTGGTGAGCAACTTGATTGACGCCATCTAACTGCGTGCGAACACACATTATTAATTAAAGCGGCGGGATTTCCTGCCGCTTTTTTATTTGCATACACATATGGAGAACCGAGTGGCGGAAGGTTGCTGGTTTTTGTGGTTCATTTTCGAACCTTGACCGATGTATGAATACATATATGTGGCAATATTGTCATGACGTATCATGCGCATGTATTATTTAACAACTTGTATACAAATAGGATGAACGATATTTCATACGTGTGCAACCTTTTTGGCACACTCCTTGCGACAATGACTGGCAACATGCATGATGGTTATGGTTATTCACGTCTACAAGGAGTTATCACACGATGAAAATGAAAAAGCAGTTCTGGTTGCTTATCGCAGCAGTTATGTTGGGAGGGGGTCTCCCGGTGTTTGCAGAAGAGGCCGCTCCGGTGGCCGAATCGACGGATCAGGCGATGTTTGTCGTCAATAATTTATGGATGTTAGTGGCCACTTTTTTGGTGTTCACGATGCATCTGGGCTTTGCCACGTTAGAGGCTGGCTTGGCCAGAGCAAAAAATACGGTCAACATTCTTTTCAAAAATACGGCGGTGGTGGCCATCGGGCTGTTGACCTATACCATCATGGGATTTGCATTGATGTATCCGGGAGAAAGTAACTGGATGCTTGGTAAATGGATTGGATTTGCCGGATTTGGTATAGGAACTGGGCCCGAAGGGCTGACGGCGGCCTATAATCACTCCTTCACGTACTGGACTGATTTTCTTTTTCAAGGCATGTTTGCGGCTACGGCGGCAACGATTGTTTCCGGTGCAGTGGCGGAACGTATCAAGCTCAGCAGTTTTCTCGTTTTTTCTTTCGTATACGTGATGATCGTCTACCCCATCGCCGGATCATGGGGCTGGGGCGGCGGCTGGCTTGCCGGTATGGGATTCCATGATTTTGCAGGATCTACCTTTGTTCATTCTGTTGGTGGCTGGGCTGCTCTGGTTGGTGTGGCGATGCTTGGTCCCCGCGTCGGGAAATATGTGCGAGGGGTTATCCGTCCGATTGTTGGACACAGCATGCCTTTGGCGACGATTGGGGTCTTTCTGCTGTGGCTCGGCTGGTTCGGATTTAATGGCGGCTCTGTGCTGTCGGCTGATCCGGGAGCGGTATCCTATGTATTTGTCACCACAACGCTGGCGGCGGCGGCGGGTATCTTCGGTGCTATGATTACATCGTGGAACGTGCAGCACAAACCTGACTTATCGATGGTGCTCAATGGTTGTCTTGCCGGTTTAGTCGGCATCACTGCCGGTGCAGACTGCGTGTCTGTGGTATCGGCCATAATTATTGGAGCCATTGCCGGGGTTGTCGTGGTATTGGTGAGTATTGGTATTGATCGTTTTCTGAGGCTTGATGATCCTGTTGGTGCGCTTTCTGTCCATCTTATTTGTGGCATATGGGGAACGCTGGCTGTGGGCATCTTTGGTTCCTTTGCCTGGGAAGACGGTAAAATGGTTCCTGCGTCGTATTCACTGTGGACGCAGCTTTTGGGTGTAATTGTAGTGGGAGTCTTTTGCCTGCTTGCAGCGGCAGCTATATTTGCTACCATCAAAGCCGTCATGGGAATCCGCGTGCATGCCGATGAAGAACTGGTTGGACTGGATATCAGTGAACATGGAATGGAAGCATATGGCGGATTTCAGATCTTCAGCAATGAATAATCAGCGCAGAAACGGAGTTAAAAATGAAACTTATCACAGCATATATCCAACCCGAACGGCTGACCCATGTGAAGCAGTCGCTGTATGAATCACAGGTTTACAAGCTTTCTGTGACCAATGCACTGGGATGCGGGCAGCAGAAGGGGTACACTGAAACATACCGCGGTGCGGAAGTGGAAGTGAATCTGCTGAAGAAAATTCGCATAGAAATTGCCGTTAACGAAGACTATTTACAGGCCACCATAGATGCTCTTATCAAGGGTGCCCGTACAGGCAATATTGGTGACGGAAAAATATTTGTAACGACACTGGATGAATGCATTCGTATCCGCACGGGTGAGACGGGGTCGGATGCCATCGGATAACGTATTTATGTAGCGCCTCCCTCCCATATAAAGTGGCATCGGTTCGATGCCGCTTTTTTATGGGCGCATATATCAACTCATCTGGGTAACCTGAAAGAGCTGGTGCTCCAGTCGATCGATGCTGTGTTCCCAGTCGAAAAGTTCTGCCACCATACGGTATCCATTCTCAGCGACGCGTCTCGCATACTGCTCATCGTCCAGCAGCACACTGACACACTGCGCCATAAACGGTACAGTGTCTGCCAAAAGGCAGTTTTCCCCCACCATGGCCGGTAGCCCGTGCATGCCCAGTGATGTGGACACAACGGGGATTTTCATCGCCATGGCCTCGATGACTTTTTGGCGAATGCCGCCGCCCAGACGCACTGGATTGATGAATACGGCACCTTTCGCTAAGTATTTTTTCGGATCTGATACCCAGTTTGTAATCACGACCCGGGGATCATTGTTCGCCAATCGTGTCATGCTGCGGGTTGGATTCGGCCCCACAATCTGAAACGTCAGATTTTCATGACGTTCCCGCAACAGCGGCCATCCTTTTTCCAAAAACCATATCACGGCATCTTCGTTGCTTTTATCGGCATAATTTCCCGTAAATAAGATCGAGTTTTCTCTTTTCAGAGGTTCTGTTTCATCGGGTACGGGAGTTGTGTCGGCTCCACTTGGAACGATAGCAATGCGCTGATCCGGTATATGGCTCTGAATCCA
This genomic window from Spartobacteria bacterium contains:
- a CDS encoding trigger factor family protein, with product MKTTIEKQDEVLHTMQLKVEWAKIANDYQQMISGYADKELPGFRKGHVPAKIIESRFGK
- a CDS encoding ABC transporter permease, whose translation is METINLSWADLLLLYASLSIPVIILRMTGISMIRDLLLSLLRMTVQLLLVGFYLKMLFDLNKWWANALWMLAMLIVADFSLLSRSGLRLRRFLPVTMAALSLSTLLISLFFVGGIIHPDPWYDARYMIPVFGMILGNSMRGNMLALERFYRGLADNPKAFLTYQMLGASPGEAARPYRQQAIHAAVSPQIATMATLGIVSLPGMMTGQMLGGSVPMTAIRYQIAIMICILSAQILTTVLNISLSSRVAFNEYGMLREDIFRNTKNKTR
- a CDS encoding ATP-binding cassette domain-containing protein, with the protein product MKVNIEMQSLNCKCFTMFFSFVLEMYGKSAKITLSCIGRQQTIRTAGEKMITMDSVALWRGNQRILSIPHMTISRGNKTLLTGASGCGKSTLLMAVMAAIPHHGYISVDGLEVKASSAREVRNRIAFIGQEPEMGAETVQEALLLPFTYKANRHNAPSKQALRDVLQHLKMEHEILSKPCPFLSGGEKQRIAVGRALLLGKRIFLADEVTSALDAASKHTVLDLLSEPHMTVLAVSHDADWIQWSSHQYHIEAGTMQPVEGSCDGDH
- a CDS encoding ammonium transporter, translated to MLGGGLPVFAEEAAPVAESTDQAMFVVNNLWMLVATFLVFTMHLGFATLEAGLARAKNTVNILFKNTAVVAIGLLTYTIMGFALMYPGESNWMLGKWIGFAGFGIGTGPEGLTAAYNHSFTYWTDFLFQGMFAATAATIVSGAVAERIKLSSFLVFSFVYVMIVYPIAGSWGWGGGWLAGMGFHDFAGSTFVHSVGGWAALVGVAMLGPRVGKYVRGVIRPIVGHSMPLATIGVFLLWLGWFGFNGGSVLSADPGAVSYVFVTTTLAAAAGIFGAMITSWNVQHKPDLSMVLNGCLAGLVGITAGADCVSVVSAIIIGAIAGVVVVLVSIGIDRFLRLDDPVGALSVHLICGIWGTLAVGIFGSFAWEDGKMVPASYSLWTQLLGVIVVGVFCLLAAAAIFATIKAVMGIRVHADEELVGLDISEHGMEAYGGFQIFSNE
- a CDS encoding P-II family nitrogen regulator; the encoded protein is MKLITAYIQPERLTHVKQSLYESQVYKLSVTNALGCGQQKGYTETYRGAEVEVNLLKKIRIEIAVNEDYLQATIDALIKGARTGNIGDGKIFVTTLDECIRIRTGETGSDAIG
- a CDS encoding glycosyltransferase, whose amino-acid sequence is MNRYVRPMKILFLSNTLPYDGMAGSHAIVYERIRRLAARGHDVGLACFYRQEPDEYTTDLRSFLFDLRLVSVPNKKRVAHAWLPLLSDNIKSTGSRRAITAMQREVGSMVEHDHYDVVIAEFTNMGRIFFHNRYLPATRRVISSHRSVTLLFRELSRKSWSLYSYFYSYLSRCVQRYELRLYACADYIFVLTQQEEFWIQSHIPDQRIAIVPSGADTTPVPDETEPLKRENSILFTGNYADKSNEDAVIWFLEKGWPLLRERHENLTFQIVGPNPTRSMTRLANNDPRVVITNWVSDPKKYLAKGAVFINPVRLGGGIRQKVIEAMAMKIPVVSTSLGMHGLPAMVGENCLLADTVPFMAQCVSVLLDDEQYARRVAENGYRMVAELFDWEHSIDRLEHQLFQVTQMS